In Microbacterium foliorum, the following proteins share a genomic window:
- a CDS encoding DNA repair helicase XPB has translation MSDGPLIVQSDRTVLLEVAHSDAESARHELAIFAELERAPEHIHTYRITRLGLWNARAAGHTAEDMLETLDRWSRFPVPPSVAVDLRETVKRYGRLVIERDDEGTLILRSTDPAVLAQVANNKRIQPLLIGHPAPDTFVVDAWARGQIKQELLKIGWPAEDLAGYTPGTPHEIELAEDGWQIRPYQQDAVDAFSKDGSGVVVLPCGAGKTIVGAAAMAATKTTTLILVTNTVSARQWRDELLKRTSLTPEEIGEYSGQAKEVKPVTIATYQILTAKRKGEYAHLALLDALDWGLIVYDEVHLLPAPVFKLTADLQARRRIGLTATLVREDGREGDVFSLIGPKRFDAPWKQIEAQGFISPAVCYEVRVDLPPDDRLEYAAATDDERYRLAASAPAKISAVRELIAKHEGERILVIGQYLDQLDTLSQSLNAPQITGATPIDEREELYRAFREGEISLLVVSKVANFSIDLPEASVAIQVSGSFGSRQEEAQRLGRLLRPKQSGHTASFYTLVARDTIDQDYAQNRQRFLAEQGYSYTIMDADAIAA, from the coding sequence ATGTCTGATGGACCCCTGATCGTCCAGAGCGATCGCACAGTGCTGCTCGAAGTCGCCCATTCCGACGCTGAGAGCGCCCGCCACGAGCTGGCGATCTTCGCCGAGCTCGAACGCGCGCCCGAGCACATCCACACCTACCGCATCACGCGGCTCGGACTGTGGAACGCGCGCGCAGCAGGGCACACCGCCGAAGACATGCTCGAGACGCTCGACCGCTGGTCGCGCTTCCCCGTGCCCCCGTCGGTCGCCGTCGACCTCCGCGAGACCGTGAAAAGGTATGGACGCCTCGTGATCGAGCGTGACGACGAGGGAACCCTGATCCTGCGGTCGACCGACCCCGCAGTGCTCGCCCAGGTCGCGAACAACAAGCGCATCCAGCCGCTGCTGATCGGCCACCCGGCCCCAGACACCTTCGTGGTCGACGCGTGGGCGCGCGGGCAGATCAAGCAGGAGCTGCTGAAGATCGGCTGGCCGGCCGAGGACCTCGCCGGATACACGCCCGGAACCCCTCACGAGATCGAGCTCGCCGAGGACGGCTGGCAGATCCGCCCCTACCAGCAGGATGCCGTCGACGCCTTCTCGAAGGACGGCTCGGGCGTCGTGGTGCTGCCGTGCGGCGCGGGCAAGACGATCGTCGGCGCCGCAGCCATGGCCGCCACCAAGACCACGACCCTGATCCTCGTGACCAACACCGTCTCAGCACGACAGTGGCGCGACGAGCTGCTCAAGCGCACGAGCCTCACGCCCGAGGAGATCGGCGAGTACTCCGGCCAGGCCAAAGAGGTCAAGCCGGTCACCATTGCGACCTACCAGATCCTCACGGCGAAGCGGAAGGGCGAGTACGCCCACCTCGCGCTGCTGGACGCACTCGACTGGGGCCTCATCGTCTACGACGAGGTGCACCTGCTGCCCGCGCCCGTGTTCAAGCTGACCGCCGATCTCCAGGCTCGGCGCCGGATCGGCCTCACCGCCACGCTCGTCCGCGAGGACGGCCGCGAGGGCGATGTGTTCAGCCTGATCGGCCCCAAGCGCTTCGACGCTCCGTGGAAGCAGATCGAGGCGCAGGGGTTCATCTCCCCCGCCGTCTGCTACGAGGTGCGGGTCGACCTGCCGCCGGACGACCGGCTCGAATACGCCGCCGCGACAGACGATGAGCGCTATCGTCTCGCGGCCTCCGCACCCGCGAAGATCTCGGCTGTGCGTGAGCTCATCGCCAAGCACGAGGGCGAGCGGATCCTGGTGATCGGTCAGTACCTCGACCAGCTCGACACGCTGTCGCAGTCGCTGAACGCCCCGCAGATCACGGGCGCCACGCCCATCGACGAGCGCGAGGAGCTCTACCGCGCCTTCCGCGAGGGAGAGATCTCGCTGCTCGTGGTGTCGAAGGTCGCGAACTTCTCGATCGACCTCCCCGAGGCGTCCGTCGCCATCCAGGTCTCCGGTTCGTTCGGCTCGCGGCAGGAAGAGGCTCAGCGCCTCGGTCGGCTGCTGCGCCCCAAGCAGTCCGGGCACACGGCGAGCTTCTACACGCTGGTCGCCCGCGACACGATCGACCAGGACTACGCCCAGAATCGCCAGCGGTTCCTCGCCGAACAGGGGTACAGCTACACGATCATGGACGCTGACGCGATCGCGGCCTGA
- a CDS encoding response regulator transcription factor yields the protein MTDARILVVDDEPNIRDLLSTGLSFAGFQVKTVANGAATISAVLEEEPDLIILDVMLPDMNGFSVTKRLRGAGFTAPILFLTAKDGTDDKIEGLNAGGDDYVTKPFSLDEIVARAQAILRRTMQADEESIIRAGELSMDQDTHDVHVGKESIELSPTEFKLLRYLMLNPNRVLSKAQILDHVWEYDFNGDAGIVESYISYLRRKIDPHTEESVIQTKRGFGYMLKVGK from the coding sequence ATGACTGATGCGCGCATCCTGGTCGTCGACGACGAACCCAACATCCGCGACCTGCTCTCGACAGGTCTCAGCTTCGCCGGGTTCCAGGTGAAGACGGTGGCCAATGGCGCCGCCACCATCTCGGCGGTGCTCGAGGAAGAGCCGGACCTCATCATCCTCGACGTCATGCTTCCGGACATGAACGGCTTCAGCGTGACCAAGCGTCTTCGCGGCGCGGGTTTCACCGCGCCGATCCTGTTCCTCACCGCGAAGGACGGCACCGACGACAAGATCGAGGGGCTCAACGCCGGCGGCGACGACTATGTCACCAAGCCGTTCAGCCTCGACGAGATCGTCGCCCGCGCCCAGGCGATCCTGCGCCGCACCATGCAGGCCGACGAGGAGTCGATCATCCGCGCAGGCGAGCTGTCGATGGACCAGGACACCCACGACGTGCACGTGGGCAAGGAGTCGATCGAGCTCAGCCCGACCGAGTTCAAGCTGCTGCGCTATCTGATGCTCAACCCCAACCGCGTGCTGTCGAAGGCTCAGATCCTCGATCACGTCTGGGAGTACGACTTCAACGGGGATGCCGGCATCGTCGAGAGCTACATCTCGTACCTTCGTCGCAAGATCGACCCGCACACCGAGGAGTCGGTGATCCAGACGAAGCGCGGCTTCGGATACATGCTCAAGGTCGGCAAGTAG
- a CDS encoding sensor histidine kinase yields the protein MAHKPDAITKWWRSISLRAKVTGVTVAVLALGLLAAGIGTAPILRNSLVDNIDAQLPALVSADLANRYFEVTVEDGRTVYTPTDSPRDFFVAIYDAEGVLQTTTGNSANGAPLFPSSYSPLDVQANEDTRFTIEGTKGSSFRAAVARVPGEGDGSLRIQIVAMPLEYADRIISQYFGIYITVAFVTIFLAALLTRGLVTLTFRRLGQVESTAMSIAAGDFTQRLTDLEPTTEVGRLNSAINTMLDRVDGSLAQRDRTVQHMRRFIGDASHELRTPLVSVRGYAELYRMGAIKGEEDTARAMERIEKEAIRMGVLVEDLLALARLDEEREPEIAALDLRPIARDAALDLRAAAPARTVTVIDRTVDAPLIDVTTRSTPVVPAAPEVPAPRGLSRGTLARLRRRSRSSAADVPAIDFTEAADIPVRTPPIVLGEENKVRQVVTNLLGNARRFSPEESPIEIVVDADRVRGTASIAIVDHGEGIPPQIREQIFERFWRADTSRARETGGSGLGLAIVSSIVKALHGSVAVSETPGGGATFTVTLPLAPSRATPAHLLEDTQPLERLDL from the coding sequence ATGGCGCACAAGCCTGACGCGATCACCAAGTGGTGGCGGTCGATCAGCCTGCGCGCCAAGGTGACGGGCGTCACGGTCGCCGTGCTCGCCCTGGGGCTGCTCGCGGCAGGCATCGGCACCGCGCCGATCCTGCGCAACTCGCTGGTCGACAACATCGATGCGCAGCTGCCGGCCCTGGTCTCCGCCGATCTCGCGAATCGGTACTTCGAGGTGACGGTCGAAGACGGCAGGACCGTCTACACCCCCACCGACTCACCCCGTGACTTCTTCGTCGCGATCTACGATGCCGAGGGCGTGCTGCAGACGACCACAGGCAACTCGGCCAACGGAGCCCCGCTCTTCCCATCGTCGTACTCCCCCCTCGATGTGCAGGCCAACGAGGACACCCGGTTCACGATCGAGGGCACCAAGGGCTCGAGCTTCCGCGCGGCCGTCGCGCGAGTGCCGGGAGAGGGTGACGGGTCGCTGCGGATCCAGATCGTCGCGATGCCGCTCGAGTACGCGGATCGCATCATCAGTCAGTACTTCGGCATCTACATCACGGTCGCCTTCGTCACCATCTTCCTGGCCGCGCTGCTCACCCGCGGGCTCGTGACTCTGACGTTCAGAAGGCTCGGACAGGTCGAGTCCACCGCCATGTCGATCGCCGCGGGCGACTTCACGCAGCGTCTCACCGATCTCGAGCCGACGACCGAGGTCGGCCGCCTCAACAGCGCGATCAACACGATGCTCGATCGCGTCGACGGATCGCTCGCGCAGAGGGACCGCACCGTGCAGCACATGCGGCGCTTCATCGGCGATGCCAGCCACGAGCTGCGCACGCCCCTGGTGAGCGTGCGCGGGTACGCCGAGCTCTACCGGATGGGCGCGATCAAGGGCGAGGAAGACACCGCACGTGCCATGGAGCGTATCGAGAAGGAGGCGATCCGCATGGGTGTTCTCGTCGAGGATCTCCTTGCGCTCGCGCGCCTCGACGAAGAGCGCGAACCAGAGATCGCGGCACTCGATCTGCGCCCCATCGCCCGCGACGCCGCCCTCGATCTGCGCGCCGCTGCTCCGGCGCGCACCGTGACCGTCATCGATCGCACGGTCGACGCTCCGCTCATCGATGTCACCACTCGGTCGACGCCTGTCGTCCCCGCCGCACCCGAGGTGCCGGCGCCGCGTGGGCTCTCGCGCGGGACGCTCGCCCGCCTGCGCCGTCGCTCGCGAAGCTCCGCGGCGGACGTGCCCGCGATCGACTTCACCGAAGCGGCAGACATCCCTGTGCGCACCCCGCCGATCGTGCTCGGCGAGGAGAACAAGGTGCGTCAGGTGGTGACGAACCTGCTCGGCAACGCGCGTCGCTTCTCACCCGAGGAGAGTCCGATCGAGATCGTCGTCGATGCGGATCGCGTGCGAGGCACGGCGAGCATCGCGATCGTCGACCACGGCGAGGGGATCCCACCCCAGATCCGCGAGCAGATCTTCGAGCGCTTCTGGCGCGCCGACACCTCGCGAGCGCGCGAGACCGGCGGTTCCGGACTCGGCCTCGCGATCGTGTCATCCATCGTCAAAGCGCTGCACGGAAGCGTCGCGGTGTCGGAGACGCCCGGTGGCGGAGCGACCTTCACCGTCACCCTGCCCCTCGCCCCCTCACGCGCGACGCCCGCCCACCTTCTGGAGGACACTCAGCCACTCGAGCGACTGGATCTCTGA
- a CDS encoding WXG100 family type VII secretion target, which produces MSVITVDTEAVGAAQGAALATMERLQTESATLMSQLTQLQATWVGTASAAFQSCAEEWRGAQLHVEQVLESIGHSLGSAATQYADADQYSASLFR; this is translated from the coding sequence ATGTCCGTCATCACCGTCGACACCGAAGCCGTAGGTGCCGCGCAAGGCGCGGCGCTGGCCACGATGGAGCGTCTGCAGACCGAGTCCGCGACGCTCATGTCACAGCTCACGCAGCTGCAGGCAACGTGGGTCGGCACGGCATCGGCCGCATTCCAGTCGTGTGCCGAGGAATGGCGAGGAGCGCAGCTGCACGTCGAGCAGGTGCTCGAATCGATCGGGCACTCGCTGGGCAGCGCAGCGACACAGTATGCAGACGCCGATCAGTACTCGGCGAGCCTGTTCCGCTGA
- the groL gene encoding chaperonin GroEL (60 kDa chaperone family; promotes refolding of misfolded polypeptides especially under stressful conditions; forms two stacked rings of heptamers to form a barrel-shaped 14mer; ends can be capped by GroES; misfolded proteins enter the barrel where they are refolded when GroES binds) — translation MAKIIAFDEEARRGLERGLNILADAVKVTLGPRGRNVVLEKKWGAPTITNDGVSIAKEIELDDPYEKIGAELVKEVAKKTDDVAGDGTTTATVLAQALVREGLRNVAAGADPISLKRGIEKAVAAITEELLASAKEIDSKEQIAATASISAADPAIGELIAEAIDKVGKEGVVTVEESQTFGTELELTEGMRFDKGYLNPYFVTDPERQEAVFEDAYILIANQKISNIKDLLPIVDKVIQDGKELVIIAEDVEGEALATLVLNKLKGIFKSVAVKAPGFGDRRKAQLQDIAILTGGQVITEEVGLKLENATLDLLGRARKVIVTKDETTIVEGAGEADQIEGRVTQIRREIENTDSDYDREKLQERLAKLAGGVAVIKAGAATEVELKERKHRIEDAVRNAKAAVEEGIVPGGGVALIQSGTKALDALSLTGDEATGANIVRVAIEAPLKQIALNAGLEPGVVANKVSELPSGQGLNAATGEYVDMFAAGIIDPAKVTRSALQNAASIAALFLTTEVVVADKPEKAAAPMGDPSGGMDF, via the coding sequence ATGGCAAAGATCATTGCTTTCGATGAGGAGGCCCGACGCGGCCTCGAGCGCGGCCTCAACATCCTCGCCGACGCTGTCAAGGTGACCCTCGGCCCGCGCGGTCGCAACGTCGTGCTGGAGAAGAAGTGGGGCGCCCCCACGATCACGAACGACGGTGTCTCCATCGCCAAGGAGATCGAGCTCGACGACCCGTACGAGAAGATCGGCGCGGAGCTCGTCAAGGAGGTCGCCAAGAAGACCGACGACGTCGCCGGCGACGGAACCACCACCGCCACGGTGCTCGCTCAGGCTCTGGTGCGCGAGGGTCTGCGCAACGTCGCAGCCGGCGCTGACCCGATCTCGCTCAAGCGGGGCATCGAGAAGGCCGTCGCGGCCATCACCGAGGAGCTCCTCGCCAGCGCGAAGGAGATCGACTCCAAGGAGCAGATCGCCGCCACCGCATCGATCTCCGCTGCTGACCCCGCCATCGGCGAGCTCATCGCCGAGGCGATCGACAAGGTCGGCAAGGAGGGCGTCGTCACCGTCGAGGAGTCGCAGACCTTCGGCACCGAGCTCGAGCTCACCGAGGGCATGCGCTTCGACAAGGGCTACCTGAACCCGTACTTCGTGACGGACCCCGAGCGCCAGGAGGCTGTCTTCGAAGACGCCTACATCCTCATCGCGAACCAGAAGATCTCGAACATCAAGGACCTTCTGCCCATCGTCGACAAGGTGATCCAGGACGGCAAGGAGCTCGTCATCATCGCCGAGGACGTCGAGGGCGAGGCTCTCGCGACTCTCGTGCTCAACAAGCTCAAGGGCATCTTCAAGTCGGTCGCCGTCAAGGCTCCCGGCTTCGGCGACCGTCGCAAGGCGCAGCTGCAGGACATCGCGATCCTCACCGGCGGTCAGGTCATCACCGAAGAGGTCGGCCTGAAGCTCGAGAACGCCACGCTCGACCTGCTGGGTCGTGCTCGCAAGGTCATCGTCACCAAGGACGAGACCACGATCGTCGAGGGTGCCGGTGAGGCAGACCAGATCGAGGGTCGCGTCACGCAGATCCGTCGCGAGATCGAGAACACCGACAGCGACTACGACCGCGAGAAGCTGCAGGAGCGCCTCGCCAAGCTCGCAGGTGGCGTCGCCGTCATCAAGGCGGGAGCGGCAACCGAGGTCGAGCTCAAGGAGCGCAAGCACCGCATCGAGGACGCCGTTCGCAACGCGAAGGCAGCCGTCGAGGAGGGCATCGTCCCCGGTGGTGGCGTCGCGCTGATCCAGTCGGGCACCAAGGCTCTCGACGCTCTCTCGCTCACGGGCGACGAGGCGACCGGTGCGAACATCGTTCGCGTCGCGATCGAGGCTCCGCTGAAGCAGATCGCCCTGAACGCCGGTCTCGAGCCGGGTGTCGTGGCGAACAAGGTCTCCGAGCTCCCCTCGGGCCAGGGCCTCAACGCGGCAACGGGTGAGTACGTCGACATGTTCGCCGCAGGCATCATCGACCCGGCGAAGGTGACCCGCTCGGCTCTGCAGAACGCAGCGTCGATCGCGGCTCTCTTCCTCACCACCGAGGTCGTCGTCGCTGACAAGCCTGAGAAGGCTGCTGCTCCGATGGGTGACCCGTCGGGTGGCATGGACTTCTGA
- a CDS encoding LytR C-terminal domain-containing protein — protein sequence MSKLSRDRFDDVPRSSGRVGAHRAEAPGMNGWVVLLWSFVAALVLIIGGIFGSLVVMGRISLFPEAVPTSSPAPVETGVVDVTYSVMILNASPDEGLDEQMRDVLINNGWAADVVFASDSASQDFSTTTVYYVAEEDELAAIGLANLIGGAEVEQSDFYSDLNDTGAKQLTVVIGLDRATTAPETPADTPAP from the coding sequence GTGTCAAAGCTCAGCCGAGATCGATTCGACGACGTCCCCCGATCGTCCGGACGCGTCGGAGCGCATCGCGCCGAAGCCCCCGGGATGAACGGCTGGGTGGTCCTCCTGTGGTCGTTCGTGGCCGCTCTCGTGCTCATCATCGGCGGCATCTTCGGCTCGCTCGTGGTGATGGGGCGCATCAGCCTCTTTCCAGAGGCTGTGCCCACGTCGAGCCCCGCGCCGGTCGAGACCGGTGTCGTCGACGTCACGTACTCGGTGATGATCCTCAACGCGTCACCGGACGAGGGTCTCGACGAGCAGATGCGTGATGTGCTGATCAACAACGGCTGGGCCGCCGATGTCGTGTTCGCGAGCGACAGCGCGAGCCAGGACTTCTCGACGACCACCGTCTATTACGTCGCAGAGGAAGACGAGCTCGCGGCGATCGGTCTCGCGAACCTGATCGGCGGTGCCGAGGTCGAACAGAGCGACTTCTACTCCGACCTGAACGACACGGGCGCGAAGCAGCTGACGGTCGTGATCGGACTCGATCGTGCGACGACCGCGCCGGAGACGCCCGCAGACACTCCTGCCCCGTAG
- a CDS encoding DUF3263 domain-containing protein: MLGDLSERDRAILALETAWPRHGGAKEEVIRTQLGMSAARYYQLLGRLIESEAALEYDPMLVRRLRRIRDARSFQRAARTPGFVG; encoded by the coding sequence ATGCTGGGAGATCTGAGCGAGCGGGATCGCGCGATCCTCGCGCTCGAGACCGCGTGGCCGCGGCACGGTGGTGCGAAGGAAGAGGTCATCCGCACTCAACTGGGCATGAGCGCGGCCCGTTACTACCAGCTCCTCGGTCGCCTGATCGAGTCGGAGGCGGCGTTGGAGTACGACCCGATGCTCGTGCGACGGCTGCGTCGCATCCGTGATGCCCGGTCGTTCCAGCGCGCCGCACGCACCCCGGGCTTCGTGGGCTGA
- a CDS encoding DUF2332 domain-containing protein — protein MTDAVRLRYRRFADEEAPGRSDLYADWASGVADDPEMQRVLARIPENRRQPPLVFAVTRMLGVSLGRYDAWRAFVLARADEVVRECGDRRLQTNEPLRLAPLLPVLSEIDGPIALLEVGASAGLCLYPDRYSYRFVGADGRMRAALDPADGPSPVVLQSRVDGPLPAVRMPDIAWRAGIDLAPLDARDDRDRRWLQGLVWPGEEGREQRVRAALDIAASDPPRLVAGDALERIDALAAEAPRGATLVITTPGVFVHIPRETRTALVERIRVLDARWVTIDPPALLDVWQPPVLAEEWPGFVVALDGEVRAAADPLGRWWEWRTGVDASAT, from the coding sequence ATGACGGATGCCGTGCGGCTGCGCTATCGACGGTTCGCCGATGAGGAAGCGCCTGGGCGCAGCGACCTGTATGCCGACTGGGCGTCCGGTGTGGCGGACGACCCCGAGATGCAGCGGGTGCTCGCTCGGATTCCGGAGAACCGCAGGCAGCCGCCGCTCGTGTTCGCCGTGACGCGGATGCTGGGTGTGAGCCTCGGCCGCTACGACGCCTGGCGTGCGTTCGTGCTCGCCCGCGCCGACGAGGTCGTGCGCGAATGCGGCGATCGGCGCCTGCAGACCAACGAGCCGCTCCGGCTCGCCCCGCTGCTCCCGGTGCTGTCGGAGATCGACGGACCGATAGCCCTGCTCGAAGTCGGGGCCTCGGCCGGTCTGTGCCTGTATCCCGATCGCTACTCGTACCGCTTCGTCGGGGCCGACGGTCGGATGCGCGCGGCACTCGATCCGGCGGACGGGCCGAGCCCCGTCGTGTTGCAGAGCAGAGTCGACGGGCCACTCCCCGCCGTGAGGATGCCGGACATCGCCTGGCGCGCCGGCATCGACCTCGCGCCGCTCGATGCGCGAGACGACCGAGACCGTCGTTGGCTGCAGGGACTCGTCTGGCCGGGAGAGGAAGGGCGCGAGCAGCGGGTGCGAGCGGCGCTCGACATCGCGGCGTCCGATCCGCCCCGCCTCGTCGCCGGAGACGCGCTCGAGAGGATCGACGCGCTCGCAGCCGAGGCGCCCCGGGGTGCCACTCTCGTGATCACGACCCCCGGCGTGTTCGTGCACATCCCGCGAGAGACGCGCACGGCGCTCGTCGAGCGCATCAGAGTGCTCGACGCCCGCTGGGTGACGATCGATCCTCCCGCGCTGCTGGACGTATGGCAGCCCCCCGTGCTCGCCGAGGAGTGGCCCGGCTTCGTCGTGGCGCTCGACGGGGAAGTGCGCGCGGCGGCCGATCCGCTCGGCAGATGGTGGGAGTGGCGCACCGGAGTCGACGCTTCCGCGACCTAA
- the msrB gene encoding peptide-methionine (R)-S-oxide reductase MsrB → MSYSVDKTEEEWRNELGEEQYAVLREAATERAWTGELLDEGRAGLYTCGACDAELFKSGTKFDSGCGWPSFYESIRPDAVQLIEDTTLGMVRTEVRCANCGSHLGHVFPDGFGTPTGDRYCMNSIALNFTPEES, encoded by the coding sequence ATGTCGTACAGCGTGGACAAGACCGAAGAAGAGTGGCGCAACGAGCTCGGCGAGGAACAGTACGCCGTGCTTCGCGAAGCCGCGACCGAGCGTGCCTGGACGGGCGAGCTGCTCGACGAGGGCCGCGCCGGCCTCTACACCTGCGGGGCGTGCGATGCGGAGCTGTTCAAGAGCGGCACCAAGTTCGACTCCGGATGCGGGTGGCCGAGCTTCTACGAGTCGATCCGCCCCGACGCGGTGCAGCTCATCGAGGACACGACCCTGGGCATGGTGCGCACCGAGGTGCGCTGCGCGAACTGCGGCTCGCACCTGGGCCATGTCTTCCCCGACGGCTTCGGCACGCCGACCGGTGACCGCTACTGCATGAACTCCATCGCCCTGAACTTCACGCCCGAAGAGTCGTGA
- a CDS encoding nitroreductase family protein, which produces MSALEAVRARQSSSKVTDEAPSRDELLKLVAAAGRVADHSSLRPWRLIELRGSDRELLGAAIAKAEGDRSPSTKPLRAPLLIAVVASYRKSEKVPRWEQEAVASGVAHMLSLLLDEAGFGVLWRTGHYTRSKAVAKAHGLGKNEELLGWLYVGGKPAGRRPGRRKPVDARGLVTRMPKPKPKAKKKK; this is translated from the coding sequence GTGAGCGCCCTCGAGGCCGTTCGCGCACGGCAGTCCTCCTCGAAGGTCACCGATGAGGCGCCGTCGCGCGACGAGCTGCTGAAGCTCGTCGCCGCTGCCGGACGCGTCGCCGACCACTCTTCACTGCGCCCGTGGCGCCTGATCGAGCTGCGCGGATCCGACCGAGAGCTGTTGGGCGCCGCGATCGCCAAGGCCGAGGGCGACAGATCCCCCTCGACGAAGCCGCTTCGCGCTCCGCTGCTGATCGCGGTCGTCGCCAGCTACCGCAAGAGCGAGAAGGTGCCCCGCTGGGAGCAGGAGGCCGTGGCATCGGGTGTCGCCCACATGCTCAGCCTGCTGCTCGATGAGGCCGGATTCGGCGTGCTGTGGCGCACGGGCCACTACACGCGCTCGAAGGCCGTCGCGAAGGCCCACGGCCTCGGCAAGAACGAAGAGCTGCTCGGGTGGCTGTACGTCGGCGGCAAGCCCGCCGGCCGTAGGCCCGGTCGCCGCAAGCCCGTCGATGCGCGCGGCCTCGTGACGCGGATGCCGAAACCGAAGCCGAAGGCGAAGAAGAAGAAGTAG
- a CDS encoding DMT family transporter, with protein sequence MTQARRLSPPLALGGAVAIGVMTAIQARINGVLGVEVDNGIVAGLISFSVGLAALAVVIACIPSARRGVGRLLGGIRDRSIPFWMLLGGACGALTVSTQGITAGVLGVSLFTVGVVAGQTLHGLVLDRIGFGPAGVVAITPGRVLGGALALAAVGISLSGEVLTTAPLWMLLLPFAAGVGIAWQAATNGRLSQRLRSPLAATFMSFIAGTLALLVAAGISIAVRGAPDVPPTEPWLYLGGFLGAAYILLGTFIVAHTGVLLMGLGSVLGQLATSVIIDLLWPAAAGPAPWQIIGMVIVAVASVAVALPRRRRS encoded by the coding sequence GTGACCCAGGCCCGTCGACTTTCTCCGCCCCTCGCGCTCGGCGGAGCAGTGGCCATCGGCGTCATGACCGCGATCCAGGCGCGCATCAACGGCGTGCTCGGTGTCGAGGTCGACAACGGCATCGTGGCCGGCCTCATCTCCTTCTCGGTGGGTCTCGCGGCTCTCGCAGTGGTGATCGCCTGCATCCCCTCGGCGCGTCGAGGCGTCGGACGCCTGCTCGGCGGCATCCGTGATCGGTCGATCCCGTTCTGGATGCTGCTCGGCGGCGCCTGCGGCGCACTCACCGTCTCGACTCAGGGCATCACGGCCGGAGTGCTGGGCGTCTCGCTGTTCACGGTGGGAGTCGTCGCAGGACAGACCCTCCACGGGCTCGTGCTCGACCGCATCGGGTTCGGTCCGGCCGGCGTGGTCGCGATCACGCCGGGGCGCGTGCTGGGCGGAGCACTCGCGCTCGCCGCGGTGGGCATCTCGCTGAGCGGGGAAGTCCTGACCACGGCGCCGCTCTGGATGCTCCTCCTGCCGTTCGCGGCCGGCGTCGGCATCGCCTGGCAGGCCGCGACCAACGGCCGTCTGTCGCAGCGGTTGCGCTCGCCCCTCGCGGCGACGTTCATGAGCTTCATCGCCGGCACCCTCGCCCTGCTGGTCGCCGCCGGCATCAGCATCGCGGTGCGGGGTGCACCCGACGTGCCGCCCACCGAGCCGTGGCTGTACCTCGGCGGATTCCTCGGCGCCGCGTACATCCTGCTCGGCACCTTCATCGTCGCGCACACCGGAGTGCTGCTGATGGGACTCGGATCGGTGCTGGGTCAGCTCGCGACCTCGGTGATCATCGACCTGCTCTGGCCGGCTGCCGCAGGCCCCGCGCCCTGGCAGATCATCGGGATGGTGATCGTCGCCGTGGCATCCGTCGCTGTCGCGCTGCCCCGCCGCAGGCGGAGCTGA
- a CDS encoding SOS response-associated peptidase family protein: MCASYGLDPRFTDTELLAAADEAVLDGLRGWAEQNARETVRPTGRNLRNLNPIVVQPEAEPVLEPAWWGFLIGGEPSKFPSINTRSERLQERPGGLKTRALVPATSWYEMKKPERVWHEFVVDDGALFGMAAVTQRGRTADGESFTCYSIVMRPAPPHLAGIHDRMPLLIPAALSEDWLTAEPTKEIIDEALLAAAGIDERVQAAPRADDRGADRLF, encoded by the coding sequence ATGTGCGCGAGTTACGGACTTGACCCCCGGTTCACCGACACCGAGCTCTTGGCCGCCGCCGATGAGGCGGTGCTCGACGGTCTCCGTGGCTGGGCCGAGCAGAACGCGCGCGAGACCGTGCGCCCCACAGGCAGGAATCTGCGCAACCTCAACCCGATCGTCGTGCAGCCCGAGGCCGAGCCCGTGCTCGAACCCGCCTGGTGGGGGTTCCTGATCGGTGGAGAGCCCTCGAAGTTCCCGTCGATCAACACCCGCTCCGAGCGCCTGCAGGAGCGCCCCGGCGGGTTGAAGACCCGCGCTCTCGTGCCGGCGACGAGCTGGTACGAGATGAAGAAACCCGAGCGCGTCTGGCACGAGTTCGTCGTCGACGACGGTGCGCTCTTCGGGATGGCGGCCGTCACCCAGCGAGGGCGAACGGCCGATGGCGAGTCCTTCACCTGCTACTCGATCGTGATGCGCCCGGCTCCCCCGCATCTCGCAGGCATCCACGATCGGATGCCGCTGCTGATCCCCGCGGCGCTGAGCGAAGACTGGCTGACCGCCGAGCCCACCAAGGAGATCATCGACGAGGCGCTGCTCGCGGCGGCCGGGATCGACGAGCGAGTTCAGGCTGCGCCCCGCGCAGACGACAGAGGCGCGGATCGGCTGTTCTGA